Proteins encoded within one genomic window of Salipaludibacillus agaradhaerens:
- a CDS encoding ABC transporter permease, with protein sequence MLSYIIRRVIMAIPILIGISILTFSVMHLAPGSPSSMMMSPDISPEVREAFEERYGLNDPIPVQYVKWMGAMLQGDMGYSLVRVGMPVSEMIMNRLPNTLILMGASTILAILISIPLGIVSARRQYSLTDYSVTVAAFVGVATPNFWIGLLLIMFFSVNLGWMPSGGIATLNEPFSILDRLHHLLMPALVLATADMAGLTRYSRSSMLEVIQQDYMRTARAKGFKENTVIYKHGLRNGLIPIITIFGLMLPSFFAGSVVVERIFSWPGIGDLLIGSVFQRDYPVIMGITMISAVLVVVGNLLADIAYAIFDPRIEY encoded by the coding sequence ATGCTTTCGTATATTATACGACGTGTTATTATGGCTATCCCTATATTAATTGGTATTTCAATTCTTACGTTTTCGGTGATGCATTTGGCTCCAGGAAGTCCCTCGTCTATGATGATGTCACCTGACATTAGCCCTGAAGTGAGGGAAGCATTTGAAGAGAGGTATGGGTTAAATGATCCGATTCCAGTTCAATATGTGAAGTGGATGGGAGCGATGCTTCAAGGTGATATGGGGTATTCACTCGTTAGAGTTGGGATGCCTGTGAGTGAAATGATTATGAACCGATTGCCAAACACACTGATTCTCATGGGAGCTTCTACGATTCTAGCCATCCTTATTTCAATTCCATTAGGGATCGTATCTGCTCGTAGACAGTATTCATTAACTGATTACTCGGTGACTGTTGCGGCATTTGTAGGAGTGGCGACACCTAACTTTTGGATAGGGCTATTATTAATTATGTTTTTCTCTGTTAATTTAGGCTGGATGCCATCCGGGGGAATAGCTACGCTTAATGAGCCGTTTAGTATTTTAGACAGGCTTCATCATTTATTGATGCCTGCCCTAGTATTGGCTACAGCTGATATGGCCGGACTCACTCGTTACAGTCGGTCCAGTATGCTTGAGGTCATTCAACAGGATTACATGCGGACCGCTAGAGCGAAAGGGTTTAAAGAGAACACAGTCATTTACAAACATGGGCTGCGAAACGGTTTAATTCCGATTATTACAATTTTCGGGTTAATGTTGCCGTCCTTCTTTGCGGGGTCTGTTGTAGTGGAAAGAATTTTTTCTTGGCCGGGGATAGGAGACTTACTTATCGGATCAGTTTTTCAACGTGACTATCCTGTCATTATGGGGATCACTATGATTTCCGCAGTGTTAGTGGTGGTTGGGAATCTGTTGGCAGACATTGCTTATGCCATTTTTGACCCGAGAATTGAGTATTAA